A stretch of the Panthera uncia isolate 11264 chromosome D1, Puncia_PCG_1.0, whole genome shotgun sequence genome encodes the following:
- the LOC125910505 gene encoding caspase-1 isoform X4, whose product MADKDLKGKRKQFINSVSMGTVNGLLDELFEKNVLNQEEMERVKCENATVMDKARALIDSVLRKGPRACQIVICHICEEDTHLAETLGLSSSPQSGNSQNTTDSEVAFPPLPGTGISKARTSNCIFPDVNYIQVHGMTSGGQTRQKPI is encoded by the exons ATGGCCG ACAAGGATCTGAAGGGCAAGAGGAAGCAGTTCATCAACTCAGTCAGCATGGGGACAGTCAACGGCTTGCTGGATGAACTCTTCGAGAAAAATGTGCTGAACCaggaggagatggagagagtgaAATGTGAAAACGCTACAGTTATGGATAAGGCCCGAGCGCTGATCGACAGCGTCCTGCGAAAAGGGCCACGGGCGTGCCAGATCGTTATCTGTCACATCTGTGAGGAAGACACCCACCTTGCAGAGACGCTGGGGCTCTCCTCAA GCCCACAATCTGGAAATTCTCAGAACACCACGGACTCTGAAGTAGCGTTTCCTCCTCTTCCAGGTACTGGTATTTCCAAAGCAAGAACATCGAACTGCATCTTTCCTGATGTTAACTATATACAGGTTCATGGGATGACCTCAGG AGGACAAACACGACAAAAACCCATTTAA